The proteins below are encoded in one region of Struthio camelus isolate bStrCam1 chromosome 11, bStrCam1.hap1, whole genome shotgun sequence:
- the GPR174 gene encoding probable G-protein coupled receptor 174: MTNSSTCSNDTDLKPYYAITYTFILIPGLIGNILALWVFYGYMKETKRAVIFMINLAIADLSQVLSLPLRIFYYLTGTWEFGGGLCMLCFYLKYVNMYASIYFLVCISVRRFLFLMYPFKFSDCKRICDVYISIAGWIVVCIGCLPFPLLRLHQNVKNTCFVDLPVKEVDLPTSIAMMTIGELVGFITPLLIILYCSWKTILSLKERNSASHDLGEKKKALKMILTCALVFLICFAPYHISFPLDFFVKTKKIKNECVQKVISVFHAVALCLASLNSCVDPVIYYFTTNEFRRRLSRQDLQDSIQLHNLSYVKKHPRAEPKGQIVDY; the protein is encoded by the coding sequence ATGACGAACAGTTCAACCTGTTCCAATGATACAGACCTCAAACCTTATTATGCAATTACGTACACTTTCATTCTGATCCCTGGACTAATAGGAAATATATTGGCTCTGTGGGTCTTTTACGGCTACATGAAAGAGACTAAAAGGGCTGTAATATTTATGATCAATTTAGCCATTGCTGATTTATCACAGGTTTTATCCTTGCCTCTAAGGATTTTCTACTACTTGACTGGAACATGGGAGTTTGGAGGAGGTCTCTGCATGCTTTGTTTCTACCTGAAGTATGTCAATATGTACGCAAGCATCTACTTCCTGGTTTGCATCAGCGTAAGACGATTTTTGTTTCTTATGTACCCATTCAAATTCAGCGACTGCAAACGCATCTGTGATGTGTACATCAGCATTGCTGGGTGGATCGTAGTCTGCATTGGCTGTTTGCCTTTCCCTCTTCTCAGACTTCATCAGAATGTTAAAAACACATGTTTTGTGGACCTCCCAGTAAAGGAAGTTGACCTTCCCACCTCCATTGCCATGATGACAATAGGTGAATTGGTGGGGTTCATAACGCCCCTACTAATAATTCTATATTGCTCATGGAAGACTATCTTATCATTAAAAGAGAGAAATTCTGCTTCACATGaccttggagagaaaaaaaaagctttaaagatgATTCTCACCTGTGCTCTGGTATTTCTGATTTGCTTTGCACCTTATCATATCAGCTTCCCATTAGATTTCTTTGTTAAAACCAAAAAGATTAAGAATGAATGTGTCCAGAAAGTGATATCAGTGTTTCATGCTGTAGCTTTGTGTCTTGCCAGTTTAAATTCCTGCGTAGACCCAGTCATCTACTACTTTACTACAAATGAGTTCAGAAGACGACTTTCAAGACAGGATTTGCAAGACAGTATTCAGCTACACAACCTAAGTTATGTAAAAAAGCATCCCAGAGCTGAGCCCAAGGGGCAAATCGTTGACTATTAA